A genomic window from Cutibacterium acnes includes:
- a CDS encoding response regulator: MPDPIRVILVDDQSLVRSGFRMLIESEDDMEVVSEASNGLEALDVLRRMPVDVALMDIRMPQMDGVEATRRITASPLDTKVLILTTFDLDEYVYAALKAGASGFLLKDARPTELLSAIRNVADGDAVVAPSATRRLLDHVVPTLPNDPKAADKRLSVLTDREKEVLVEIAKGATNAEIAQTLYMAEGTVKTHIGRLLSKLECRDRVGLVLFAHEVGLL; encoded by the coding sequence ATGCCCGATCCGATTCGCGTCATCCTCGTCGACGACCAGTCCCTGGTCCGTTCGGGGTTTCGTATGCTCATCGAATCCGAGGATGACATGGAGGTCGTCTCGGAGGCGTCAAACGGCCTCGAGGCCCTTGACGTGCTACGTCGAATGCCTGTCGACGTCGCCCTCATGGACATCCGGATGCCGCAGATGGACGGTGTCGAGGCCACTCGACGCATCACGGCGTCCCCACTGGATACCAAGGTGCTGATTCTGACCACCTTTGACCTCGACGAGTATGTGTACGCCGCTCTCAAGGCCGGCGCCTCGGGGTTCCTGCTCAAGGATGCCCGCCCCACGGAACTGCTGAGCGCTATCCGCAATGTTGCTGACGGCGACGCTGTCGTCGCACCATCGGCCACCCGCCGCTTGCTCGACCACGTCGTCCCCACCCTGCCTAACGATCCCAAGGCCGCAGATAAGAGACTGTCGGTCTTGACAGATCGCGAGAAGGAAGTGCTGGTGGAGATTGCAAAGGGAGCGACGAACGCCGAAATCGCGCAGACCCTCTACATGGCAGAAGGAACTGTGAAAACTCACATCGGCCGACTACTATCGAAATTAGAGTGCCGCGACCGGGTTGGCCTCGTGCTGTTTGCCCATGAGGTCGGCCTTCTTTGA
- a CDS encoding carbohydrate ABC transporter permease: MRRRVHIGAFFRHLFLILGGLISLFPFYWMFVLASRPSSVIYKYPPVLTPGNRLGENVHTITDKVNIWAAMANTALVATTVSVLVLLISSLAAFAFAKFDFPGRNVLFVIVLATFLLPTQLATIPQFVLMSKIGWVGDLKAVIVPSLASSFGVFWLRQYATNAIPKELLEAATLDGCGFWHQYVHVCLPIIRPAMAFLGIFTFIGSWNDFMWPLIVLNDPSKLTLQVALSQLKTAHGTDYGMLMASSLIAVVPLLVVFVIGAKQLIAGISEGAVKS, from the coding sequence ATGAGACGGCGGGTGCACATCGGGGCGTTCTTCCGACACCTGTTCCTCATTCTGGGCGGGCTGATCTCGCTATTCCCGTTCTACTGGATGTTCGTGCTAGCCAGCCGGCCATCCTCAGTGATCTACAAGTATCCTCCGGTCCTTACCCCCGGCAACCGTCTGGGCGAGAACGTTCATACCATCACCGATAAGGTCAACATTTGGGCGGCTATGGCCAACACGGCTCTCGTGGCGACCACGGTGTCGGTACTTGTGTTACTCATCTCGTCGCTGGCAGCTTTCGCCTTCGCCAAGTTCGATTTTCCCGGCAGGAACGTGCTCTTCGTGATTGTCCTGGCGACATTCTTGCTTCCCACCCAACTCGCGACGATCCCGCAGTTCGTCCTCATGAGCAAGATCGGGTGGGTAGGCGACCTCAAGGCCGTCATCGTGCCCTCCCTAGCCAGCTCGTTCGGGGTGTTTTGGCTGCGACAGTACGCTACGAATGCCATCCCGAAGGAACTGCTGGAGGCTGCCACGCTAGATGGGTGCGGGTTCTGGCACCAGTACGTGCACGTGTGCCTACCGATTATTCGTCCTGCCATGGCATTCTTGGGGATCTTCACCTTCATCGGCTCGTGGAATGACTTCATGTGGCCCCTTATCGTCCTCAACGATCCCAGCAAACTGACCCTGCAGGTAGCCTTGAGCCAACTCAAGACGGCACACGGCACCGACTACGGCATGCTCATGGCTTCTTCGCTCATTGCTGTCGTCCCACTGCTCGTCGTGTTTGTCATCGGTGCCAAGCAACTCATCGCCGGTATCTCGGAGGGAGCAGTCAAGAGTTAA
- a CDS encoding carbohydrate ABC transporter permease, whose product MRKALPIYAALSPYFFFFLVFAAIPMIFTLLLAFTDWSGLGSAHFVGLENFTYLISDHLFYKSLGTTLILWAMGTIPTLIIATIVALMLNKTMRFSTTYRVIYLVPNITSMVAMGILFSSIFSSQFGLANAVRNLLGQENIAWLQNEWGIKIAISSLTVWSFVGYNALLILAGLQAIDKTQYEAAAIDGANGWQTFFHVTLPQLRAIVLFITLMSTIGSLQSFTEAQVLTSSQSAGAASAGGVNNSGLTMVLYFYSVAFQENRYGYGATIAWGVFVVVLFFSIINWLVTREHDRKVAR is encoded by the coding sequence ATGCGCAAGGCTTTGCCGATCTATGCCGCTTTGAGTCCGTATTTCTTCTTTTTCCTTGTCTTCGCCGCTATACCGATGATCTTTACCCTGCTACTAGCCTTCACTGACTGGTCAGGCTTGGGGAGTGCCCATTTCGTCGGTTTAGAGAATTTCACCTATCTCATCAGCGACCACCTGTTCTACAAGTCGCTGGGCACCACGCTTATTCTGTGGGCGATGGGCACGATCCCGACACTCATCATTGCCACGATCGTCGCCCTCATGCTGAACAAGACGATGCGGTTCTCTACGACCTATCGGGTCATTTACTTGGTCCCGAATATCACGTCCATGGTGGCTATGGGAATCTTGTTCAGCTCGATTTTCTCCAGCCAGTTCGGCCTGGCCAACGCCGTGCGCAACTTGCTAGGTCAGGAAAATATCGCCTGGTTGCAAAACGAGTGGGGCATCAAGATCGCCATCTCGTCCCTGACAGTGTGGTCATTCGTCGGCTATAACGCACTGCTCATCCTCGCCGGTCTGCAAGCCATCGACAAGACGCAGTATGAGGCGGCTGCCATTGACGGGGCCAACGGGTGGCAGACGTTCTTCCATGTCACCTTGCCCCAACTTCGTGCCATCGTCTTGTTCATCACCCTCATGTCGACGATCGGTTCGTTGCAGAGCTTCACCGAGGCGCAGGTGCTCACGAGTTCTCAGTCCGCCGGGGCGGCCTCGGCAGGCGGGGTGAACAATTCCGGTTTGACGATGGTGCTCTACTTCTACTCAGTGGCCTTTCAGGAGAACCGATACGGCTATGGAGCGACGATCGCCTGGGGAGTATTCGTCGTTGTGCTGTTCTTCTCGATCATTAACTGGCTCGTTACCCGCGAGCATGATCGCAAGGTGGCACGATGA
- a CDS encoding ABC transporter substrate-binding protein, translated as MNLSRRHLLSGGFAGLGVLGVSALTGCSTSTEPKSDTDAGDAKKLVLWMWPEGFDKQTLATVAKAQPSYNVRQDIIGGDFKQKLTTTFTAGSGLPDLTGVKGEDIAFFRDHAGYFVDLNTLGAKDIESDYLGWKWAQATTTDGKQLGIPSDIGPTALFYRADIFEQAKLPSDPDQVAAQMTTWDAFIEFGTKLLAAKKKTYLVRNAAGLFGTIWPQSGKGFIDEKKTFIGDQDHIRNAWDITVKALKAGIIATIQSDTSDAAAAVNEGRLPADFGASWHLADLMVDAPQTKGKWRVCAHPGPAINQGGSFLSIPAGASDPKASFAAIRELLSVKSQIREYVHNGNFPVSPKAYDDPKVSGPVDFLGGQHAAKVFGKAAESVRPLFEDSNSGAVSAPFAAQLERVESSGKNPETAWHDAVSEAKRIARQLHLTVR; from the coding sequence ATGAATCTGTCGCGTCGTCATCTGCTCTCCGGCGGTTTCGCCGGGCTGGGCGTGTTGGGAGTGTCGGCGTTGACCGGATGCTCCACCTCCACCGAGCCCAAGTCCGATACGGACGCCGGTGACGCTAAGAAGCTCGTCCTATGGATGTGGCCAGAAGGCTTCGACAAGCAGACGTTAGCTACCGTCGCCAAAGCGCAGCCGTCTTATAACGTGCGTCAGGACATCATCGGCGGCGATTTCAAGCAGAAGCTCACAACGACCTTCACTGCGGGCTCCGGGCTACCCGACCTTACCGGCGTCAAGGGTGAGGACATCGCGTTCTTCCGTGACCACGCTGGGTACTTTGTTGACCTCAATACTCTCGGCGCCAAAGACATCGAGTCCGACTACCTGGGCTGGAAGTGGGCCCAGGCGACCACCACTGACGGCAAGCAGCTGGGCATCCCCTCCGACATCGGTCCCACAGCCCTGTTCTACCGGGCTGACATCTTCGAGCAGGCCAAACTTCCCAGCGATCCTGACCAGGTTGCCGCCCAGATGACCACCTGGGATGCCTTCATCGAGTTCGGTACCAAGTTGTTAGCCGCCAAGAAGAAGACCTACCTAGTGCGCAACGCCGCTGGTTTGTTCGGCACGATCTGGCCGCAGTCGGGCAAGGGATTCATTGACGAGAAGAAGACCTTCATCGGTGACCAGGACCACATTCGCAACGCGTGGGACATCACCGTCAAGGCACTCAAGGCCGGCATCATCGCTACGATCCAGTCCGACACCTCCGACGCCGCAGCCGCTGTCAACGAGGGACGTTTGCCTGCCGATTTCGGTGCCTCCTGGCACCTGGCTGACCTCATGGTTGATGCCCCCCAAACGAAAGGAAAGTGGCGGGTGTGCGCCCACCCTGGCCCGGCTATCAACCAGGGAGGCTCATTCCTGTCTATCCCGGCCGGCGCCTCGGATCCCAAGGCATCCTTTGCCGCGATCCGCGAGCTGCTCAGCGTAAAGTCCCAGATACGCGAGTACGTCCACAATGGCAACTTCCCCGTCTCCCCGAAAGCCTACGACGATCCGAAAGTCTCGGGTCCAGTGGACTTCCTTGGCGGTCAGCATGCGGCGAAGGTCTTCGGCAAGGCTGCCGAGTCGGTACGTCCGCTCTTCGAGGACTCGAACTCCGGCGCCGTCTCCGCCCCGTTTGCGGCCCAGCTCGAGCGGGTCGAATCCTCGGGAAAGAATCCGGAAACTGCCTGGCACGATGCCGTCTCCGAGGCTAAGCGCATCGCCAGGCAACTGCATCTCACCGTCAGGTGA
- a CDS encoding DeoR/GlpR family DNA-binding transcription regulator: protein MGHMLKAARHDAIVELLRDRPAMRTVDVARNLNVSMATARRDCIALENKGIIERSWGGIQLVTSVDDHFGDVMNHHTQAKAAIARKATELIHDGDTIIMDIGTTVHHLSGLLTGRSITVLTASLPVFETLRTAPDVTVVVLGGVWSERYQCFDGQFVADALTRHQADLAFLGCSGVSANGRVRDTSRSQAYIKQAIIAAASRSYLLVDSEKFPGVGAHSPFTLEEVSGVITTGPLPPDFDAHCESTVEVITA, encoded by the coding sequence ATGGGGCACATGCTCAAGGCCGCTCGTCACGACGCGATCGTCGAACTGCTCCGGGACCGGCCTGCCATGCGAACCGTCGACGTCGCTCGGAATCTGAACGTGAGTATGGCCACGGCCCGACGCGATTGCATCGCCCTGGAAAATAAGGGCATCATCGAGCGTTCCTGGGGAGGTATCCAACTCGTTACGAGCGTGGACGACCACTTCGGCGACGTCATGAACCATCACACTCAGGCCAAAGCTGCGATCGCCCGCAAGGCCACCGAGCTTATCCACGACGGCGACACGATCATCATGGACATCGGCACCACCGTCCACCACCTGTCCGGGCTGCTCACCGGGCGCTCCATCACCGTGCTTACTGCATCCCTGCCCGTCTTTGAGACTCTCAGAACCGCCCCGGACGTCACCGTTGTCGTGCTCGGGGGAGTGTGGTCGGAGCGGTACCAGTGCTTTGACGGTCAGTTCGTCGCTGACGCGCTGACCCGCCACCAAGCTGATCTGGCCTTCCTAGGCTGCTCAGGGGTGAGTGCTAACGGGCGAGTTCGAGATACGAGTCGTTCCCAGGCTTACATCAAGCAGGCGATCATCGCTGCCGCGAGTCGGAGCTACTTGCTCGTCGACTCCGAGAAATTCCCGGGCGTCGGAGCGCATTCCCCGTTCACCCTCGAGGAGGTCAGTGGCGTCATTACCACCGGGCCGCTGCCACCGGACTTCGACGCACACTGCGAATCAACAGTGGAGGTCATTACCGCATGA
- a CDS encoding 6-phospho-beta-glucosidase, translating into MKLTILGGGGFRVPLVFKALAHDTSPQRVTELRLYDTDPLRLGVIETVVAQLARALPHAPSVVATTDLPTALAGTDFIFSAIRVAGTHGRALDESMCLARGVIGQETVGAGGISYALRGIPVVLDLVEQITRYAPDAKVINFTNPAGVMTEVMQRRLGDQVVGICDSPVGLARRILTTLQRAGLAPADLGSLFDGDGRIHIGYSGLNHLGWLTSLNVDGVDVLPRLLERPDLIESFEEGRLFGADLVQALGAVPNEYLHYYYYSRDDLAADRKAEAPRGAFLEAQQNQFYTQAQHTDDVAGLWEATRLEREETYMATNREVSGEFERDEADLETGGYDKVALAIMHAIANDVPAELILNVANHGALPDLPDEAVVEVPCRVDGAGIHRLPTPALPDHARGLVVNAKYVEQRTIDAAVNHSRTAALLALSHHPLVDSVHVAEQLLDDFADAFDGLEYLKDAHA; encoded by the coding sequence ATGAAGCTCACCATCCTCGGTGGCGGAGGATTCCGCGTTCCGCTGGTATTTAAGGCCCTTGCTCACGACACCTCGCCGCAACGAGTCACCGAACTGCGGCTCTACGACACCGACCCGCTCCGGCTAGGCGTCATCGAGACGGTGGTAGCCCAGCTGGCCCGCGCCCTGCCTCACGCGCCGTCAGTGGTAGCTACCACCGACCTGCCCACCGCTTTGGCGGGAACCGACTTCATCTTTTCGGCCATCCGCGTCGCCGGCACCCATGGACGTGCCCTCGATGAGTCGATGTGCCTGGCTCGCGGGGTCATCGGTCAAGAGACCGTAGGAGCTGGCGGTATTTCGTATGCTTTGCGGGGGATCCCGGTGGTACTCGACCTCGTCGAGCAGATCACGCGGTATGCCCCCGACGCCAAGGTCATCAACTTCACTAACCCGGCGGGGGTGATGACTGAGGTCATGCAGCGTCGCCTGGGAGACCAGGTAGTGGGCATCTGCGACTCTCCAGTGGGTCTGGCCCGTCGCATCCTCACCACCCTGCAGCGTGCCGGGCTGGCACCGGCCGACCTGGGGTCCCTATTCGACGGCGACGGGCGCATTCACATCGGCTACAGCGGACTCAACCACTTAGGTTGGCTTACCAGCCTAAACGTTGATGGGGTCGACGTCCTGCCGCGTCTGCTTGAGCGACCCGACCTCATTGAGAGCTTCGAGGAAGGTCGTCTCTTCGGTGCCGACCTGGTGCAAGCCTTGGGCGCCGTGCCTAACGAATACCTGCATTACTACTACTATTCCCGAGACGACCTCGCCGCCGATCGGAAGGCTGAAGCCCCGCGCGGAGCCTTCCTGGAGGCCCAGCAGAACCAGTTCTACACCCAGGCCCAACACACTGACGATGTCGCTGGCCTATGGGAAGCCACCCGTCTGGAGCGAGAGGAGACCTACATGGCCACCAATCGCGAGGTCTCGGGTGAATTCGAGCGCGATGAAGCCGACTTAGAGACCGGCGGATACGACAAGGTTGCGCTGGCGATCATGCACGCCATCGCCAACGACGTACCCGCCGAGCTCATCCTCAACGTCGCCAACCACGGGGCCCTTCCCGACCTGCCCGACGAGGCCGTCGTGGAGGTCCCGTGCCGGGTAGACGGTGCCGGGATTCACCGGCTGCCCACTCCCGCGCTGCCCGACCATGCCCGAGGACTTGTCGTTAACGCCAAGTACGTAGAACAACGCACCATCGACGCTGCTGTTAACCACAGCCGTACCGCCGCCCTGCTGGCCCTGAGCCACCACCCGCTTGTTGACTCCGTTCACGTCGCCGAACAGCTGCTTGACGACTTCGCTGACGCCTTCGACGGCCTGGAGTACCTCAAGGACGCCCATGCATGA
- a CDS encoding alpha-mannosidase, which produces MHDHTELIQDRIGHLKERLEREITEKICPLQVTAWQVPGEPVSFKEAAAANYQPFPPGTWWGAPWSTWWLHVTGTLPASHAGEEVDLSMDLGFVGDWAGNQSEAMVYTANGRPLKALNPRNHRIGLNHGALAARFTKEGEPLIGADGDVELWVEAAGNPDMTQHLGGPTELGDRRTAGHEPLWQFKGAELSVRRNEVWGLWLDIDVLDGLMRQLPAESTHRARLLRGLEQAADEVDHQGIVAGAGPARQILAGYLDSGANSSAQQMTAIGHAHIDSAWLWPLRETRRKVVRTFSNVVALAQEYPDFHFACTSAQHYAWLQESSPELFERVQEAIERGQWHPVGGMWVESDANLPSGESLVRQFTSGLRWMREHLGVRPDCLWLPDSFGYTGALPQIARLAGMRWFFTQKLSWNTANTLPHHTFWWEGIDGTRIWTHFPPVDCYDCVVSAQEVKKAEANFKEKGVAGRSILPFGYGDGGGGPTAEQVERARRFADLEDAPQVRLGSPDDYFDQAQEDHPQASVWRGEMYLEFHRGVYTSAHPLKNGNRRAEAGLAAAEWLAVMAARTGHPYPYQQLEQLWQRTLLLQFHDILPGSSIAWVNQEAIAEFTAIRAELNQLMDDAWQALLQASGGETVGVSLVNPSQADRREVLTASDRPVLVQVPAMAAKSLTDAVVDPEHPVHVQRGRDAIRMTNGLVDVCIDTRDGLVNSIVDLVSDRELLLSGQRANRLVLHPDYPDCFDAWELQQQYRHSGDPVDRVTDLRVTESLLRAQVRVERHAGQSSFVQTITLDADSRAVEFSVDVDWAERARVLKVDFPLDVAARSSRDEIQFGHIERPIEANTSWDDAHFESCGQQWMLLAEPRYAVALVNQSSYGHDVSPAGGDEHIPTMGVMARLTLLRSPQSPDPHPDQGCHHLVYSLLTDARVESAHVEAARLNQPLQVRSGTVELPSTARIEPVHGTAVIDAVKQAFDGSGDLVIRIHEAEGARSRVRLLLDRDGCVSEVDLLEDPIDEPTQQLPASTCSRVELTLRPFQILTLRVSQR; this is translated from the coding sequence ATGCATGATCACACCGAACTCATCCAGGACCGGATTGGCCATCTCAAGGAACGTCTCGAACGAGAAATCACCGAGAAGATCTGTCCATTGCAGGTGACGGCCTGGCAGGTCCCCGGCGAGCCAGTGAGCTTCAAGGAGGCCGCTGCCGCCAATTACCAGCCATTTCCGCCCGGGACGTGGTGGGGTGCTCCATGGAGCACCTGGTGGCTGCACGTTACCGGCACCCTGCCTGCTAGCCACGCTGGTGAAGAGGTCGATCTCTCGATGGACCTTGGATTCGTTGGTGATTGGGCTGGTAACCAGTCCGAAGCGATGGTCTACACCGCGAACGGACGCCCTCTCAAGGCCCTCAACCCACGCAACCACCGGATCGGGCTTAACCATGGGGCGCTCGCTGCCCGATTCACCAAAGAGGGCGAGCCGCTCATTGGGGCCGACGGGGACGTCGAGTTGTGGGTAGAGGCCGCCGGCAACCCCGACATGACCCAGCACTTGGGAGGACCCACCGAGCTGGGGGATCGTCGCACTGCGGGACATGAGCCGCTGTGGCAGTTCAAGGGAGCGGAGCTTTCGGTGCGCCGCAATGAGGTGTGGGGCTTGTGGCTTGACATCGACGTTCTTGACGGGCTCATGCGCCAGCTACCAGCCGAGTCCACCCATCGCGCCAGACTTCTCCGCGGCTTGGAACAAGCTGCTGACGAGGTCGATCACCAGGGGATCGTCGCCGGTGCCGGACCGGCCCGGCAAATCCTTGCCGGGTACCTGGATTCGGGGGCAAACTCATCAGCCCAACAGATGACGGCCATCGGACATGCGCATATCGACTCGGCCTGGCTATGGCCGTTGCGTGAGACCCGCCGCAAGGTGGTGCGCACCTTCTCCAATGTTGTCGCCCTGGCGCAGGAGTACCCCGACTTCCACTTCGCTTGCACCAGTGCCCAGCACTATGCCTGGCTCCAAGAATCCTCACCAGAGCTCTTCGAACGCGTTCAGGAGGCCATCGAGCGTGGCCAGTGGCATCCGGTGGGTGGTATGTGGGTGGAGTCCGACGCTAACCTGCCCTCCGGGGAATCGCTGGTGAGACAGTTCACCAGCGGTCTGCGCTGGATGCGCGAACACCTCGGGGTGCGTCCGGACTGTTTATGGCTGCCGGATTCTTTTGGCTACACCGGTGCGCTGCCCCAGATTGCTCGACTTGCTGGCATGCGCTGGTTCTTTACTCAGAAACTCAGCTGGAACACGGCGAACACGCTTCCCCACCACACCTTCTGGTGGGAGGGCATCGACGGCACCCGGATCTGGACGCACTTCCCGCCAGTGGACTGCTACGACTGTGTTGTCAGCGCCCAAGAGGTCAAGAAAGCTGAGGCAAACTTCAAAGAGAAGGGCGTGGCCGGACGCTCAATCCTGCCATTCGGATACGGCGACGGCGGCGGTGGACCTACCGCCGAACAAGTGGAACGCGCCCGCAGGTTCGCCGACCTGGAGGACGCGCCGCAGGTGCGGCTGGGCTCTCCGGACGACTATTTCGACCAGGCGCAGGAGGACCATCCACAGGCGTCAGTGTGGCGCGGTGAGATGTACCTGGAGTTCCACCGGGGCGTCTACACCTCCGCCCACCCCCTCAAGAACGGCAACCGACGCGCCGAGGCTGGGCTCGCGGCTGCCGAGTGGCTCGCCGTTATGGCCGCCCGTACCGGCCACCCCTACCCCTACCAGCAGCTGGAACAACTGTGGCAGCGCACCCTGCTGCTGCAGTTCCACGACATCCTTCCCGGATCGTCGATCGCGTGGGTGAACCAAGAGGCCATCGCCGAGTTCACCGCCATTCGTGCCGAGTTGAATCAGCTCATGGACGACGCCTGGCAGGCACTATTGCAGGCGAGTGGCGGCGAGACTGTGGGGGTGAGCCTAGTTAATCCGTCCCAGGCGGACCGGCGCGAGGTCCTCACTGCCAGTGACCGACCCGTACTCGTGCAGGTGCCAGCAATGGCGGCGAAATCGCTGACCGATGCCGTGGTTGACCCCGAGCACCCGGTGCATGTGCAGCGAGGTCGCGACGCGATCCGGATGACGAACGGACTCGTCGACGTGTGTATTGACACTCGCGACGGGCTGGTGAACTCGATTGTTGACCTGGTATCTGACCGCGAACTCCTGCTGTCTGGACAGCGCGCCAACCGGCTCGTCCTGCACCCAGACTATCCCGACTGCTTCGATGCTTGGGAGCTGCAGCAGCAGTACCGTCACAGCGGCGATCCGGTGGACCGGGTCACTGATTTGCGCGTCACCGAAAGCCTGCTGCGCGCCCAGGTGCGCGTGGAGCGTCACGCCGGTCAGTCCAGCTTCGTCCAGACCATCACCCTGGACGCCGACAGTCGGGCGGTGGAGTTCAGCGTCGACGTCGACTGGGCCGAACGGGCTCGCGTGCTCAAGGTGGACTTTCCTCTCGACGTGGCCGCCCGCTCCAGCCGTGACGAGATCCAGTTTGGCCACATCGAACGGCCAATCGAGGCCAATACCTCCTGGGACGATGCCCACTTCGAGAGCTGCGGGCAGCAGTGGATGTTGCTGGCTGAGCCAAGGTACGCGGTGGCGCTGGTTAACCAGTCCAGCTATGGTCACGACGTGAGCCCGGCCGGTGGGGACGAGCACATCCCCACTATGGGGGTCATGGCCCGACTCACCCTGTTGCGCTCACCGCAGAGCCCAGACCCTCACCCCGACCAGGGATGTCACCACCTTGTCTACAGCCTGCTTACCGACGCCCGGGTCGAGTCCGCGCACGTCGAGGCGGCACGGCTTAACCAGCCGCTCCAGGTGCGAAGCGGGACGGTGGAACTGCCCAGTACGGCCCGGATCGAGCCGGTGCACGGCACGGCTGTCATCGACGCCGTCAAGCAGGCCTTTGACGGGTCTGGGGATCTTGTCATACGCATACATGAAGCCGAGGGTGCTCGCAGTCGGGTGCGTCTACTGCTGGACCGGGACGGTTGTGTGAGCGAGGTGGATCTGCTTGAGGACCCGATTGACGAGCCGACCCAACAACTGCCGGCCAGCACCTGCAGCAGGGTGGAACTCACCCTGCGTCCCTTCCAGATTCTGACACTGAGAGTGAGCCAGCGATGA